In Verrucomicrobiota bacterium, one DNA window encodes the following:
- the nuoK gene encoding NADH-quinone oxidoreductase subunit NuoK, producing the protein MTVTIGHYLLVSGLLFTIGLLGVILRRNILVIYMCLEIMLSAAALAFVAFAKFNDVLDGQIMVFFLITVAAAEVALGLAIIVAYYRLKQTTHIEDMNSMKF; encoded by the coding sequence ATGACTGTGACAATCGGACATTATCTTTTAGTGAGCGGTCTCCTGTTTACCATAGGGCTGCTCGGAGTTATTTTGAGGAGGAATATCCTCGTCATATATATGTGTCTGGAAATCATGCTCTCCGCAGCCGCCTTGGCTTTTGTGGCTTTTGCAAAATTTAATGATGTGCTGGACGGCCAGATAATGGTTTTTTTCCTGATCACCGTAGCCGCTGCTGAGGTAGCCTTGGGACTGGCGATTATTGTCGCCTATTACAGGCTCAAGCAGACAACGCATATCGAAGACATGAACTCAATGAAGTTTTAG